From one Candoia aspera isolate rCanAsp1 chromosome 17, rCanAsp1.hap2, whole genome shotgun sequence genomic stretch:
- the CCDC87 gene encoding coiled-coil domain-containing protein 87, with protein sequence MASSASLPLRPLYPLEDTGSMAQQLREQYQRILTPLSLIATGCPKAKPSSARPVLGPPGQEEVPVPISLSALLQLVKARLEPGPQEAHARPQHLRAFRDIILTAVKQAFNDLQRLLHDPAFSADTNRELYQHLLTYMGLVCQHLFRHYLGLMEVCRLRRIFTDCGNLIRFSAQLSLDCSKFLNVAAVRQRLVQEMKKLTDHQLDSPMKCTNPFGPMTTRALGCRLGITICYFIRHIRPHVPVGKEKIAQDVKELEEIPLLDMSKIKQLNLPSPRKANFPQQMTCAAITTPCSRSALSFRSKPQQIKPSTSVLLRSQSLPNMRVGKLLADELGIRLIPHRCISPDPLCCYTKFCEDGEVTGPAVLAQDLQRLVQSSILEKSRWKEEQDEDLDLPPLIKALTWCKANNTRQLQLQRMFKSLLEEEHSEKKQRNTIIAAPASHPQATTVNVKVHDRMVVKAADLQVSERQYVETVTMDPALPIYNHLLGEISPTTMKSLDANLSTGEDVKEMYKELMNTIPKDHLKFDQGPLLELPASTLDRHSCFASSTLTKKKSEQIINTELSKILPAGPFTPEEVADLPQASNLSKKLASKEYASWLRWWRDTFNIDEYLKYISNNDCDYLPVIFHLYNSAEEEMEKEVQPVLDEAEVKKQKVKRKQLKAAELQSQKEQFHTGLWNTSGVRLQGLGASPYDHKLGDLNVLQRRLERLWTVLHFSEQERLDMAIKYSSNQYYLLLPDMLNSWEIAAQLIQDRELLLVEIEEFEQTASDPNRLFSKEQGSFATRIQESKTRRRLSLELDRHNMGLHIILKHVKDAFNDTVTFKGRPYLDKMEWDIVEMLYWLQQERRAVVLKTAVQSRSQKRLSPLP encoded by the coding sequence ATGGCCTCGAGCGCGTCGCTTCCCCTGCGCCCGCTGTACCCCCTCGAGGACACGGGAAGCATGGCTCAGCAGCTGCGCGAGCAGTACCAGCGCATCCTGACGCCGCTGTCCCTCATCGCCACCGGTTGCCCCAAAGCGAAGCCCTCGTCGGCCCGCCCCGTGCTGGGCCCGCCCGGCCAGGAGGAGGTGCCCGTGCCCATCTCCCTCTCTGCCCTCCTGCAGCTGGTGAAGGCCCGGCTGGAGCCGGGGCCCCAGGAAGCCCACGCCCGCCCTCAGCACCTGCGGGCCTTCCGAGACATCATCCTGACTGCCGTCAAGCAGGCCTTCAACGACCTCCAGCGCCTGCTGCACGACCCGGCCTTCAGCGCCGACACGAACCGGGAGCTCTACCAGCACCTGTTGACCTACATGGGCCTGGTGTGCCAGCATCTCTTCCGGCACTACTTGGGCCTCATGGAGGTCTGCCGGCTGCGGCGCATCTTCACCGACTGTGGCAACCTCATTCGCTTCTCTGCCCAGCTCTCCCTGGACTGCTCCAAGTTTCTCAATGTGGCAGCTGTCCGGCAGCGCCTAGTACAGGAGATGAAGAAGCTGACAGACCACCAGCTGGATTCACCTATGAAATGTACCAACCCCTTTGGCCCAATGACAACCCGGGCCCTGGGCTGCCGCCTGGGCATCACAATCTGTTACTTCATCAGGCACATCCGACCTCATGTGCCGGTGGGGAAAGAAAAGATAGCCCAGGATGTGAAGGAGCTTGAGGAGATACCATTGTTGGACATGAGTAAAATAAAGCAGTTAAATCTACCAAGCCCAAGGAAGGCTAACTTTCCGCAGCAAATGACCTGTGCTGCCATCACAACCCCTTGTTCCCGCAGCGCCTTAAGTTTCAGGTCTAAGCCTCAGCAGATTAAACCAAGTACTTCCGTCTTACTCAGGAGCCAGTCGCTGCCCAATATGAGAGTAGGGAAGCTTCTAGCCGATGAACTAGGCATCCGTTTAATCCCTCACCGCTGTATCAGCCCCGATCCGCTTTGTTGCTACACCAAATTCTGTGAAGATGGTGAAGTCACGGGTCCTGCAGTGCTGGCTCAAGACCTTCAGAGGCTGGTTCAGAGCTCCATCTTGGAGAAAAGTCGGTGGAAAGAAGAGCAAGACGAGGATTTAGATCTCCCTCCCCTCATCAAAGCTTTGACCTGGTGCAAAGCAAACAACACTCGCcagctgcagctccagagaatgtTTAAGTCTCTGCTGGAGGAGGAGCATTCTGAGAAGAAGCAGAGAAACACCATAATCGCTGCCCCAGCGTCTCATCCCCAGGCAACAACAGTAAATGTCAAGGTCCATGATAGGATGGTGGTAAAAGCAGCTGATCTGCAGGTGTCTGAAAGACAGTATGTGGAAACTGTGACTATGGACCCAGCTTTACCAATTTACAACCATCTCCTGGGGGAGATAAGTCCCACTACCATGAAGTCATTGGACGCAAACCTTTCCACTGGAGAAGACGTCAAGGAGATGTACAAGGAACTGATGAACACTATTCCTAAAGACCACTTGAAGTTTGACCAAGGGCCTTTGTTAGAGTTACCTGCATCTACTCTTGATCGTCACTCCTGCTTTGCTTCTTCAACACTGACGAAGAAAAAAAGCGAGCAGATAATTAATACCGAGCTGAGTAAAATTCTCCCAGCTGGGCCGTTCACTCCAGAGGAAGTCGCAGACTTGCCACAAGCCTCAAATCTATCAAAGAAGTTAGCTTCGAAAGAATACGCATCTTGGCTCAGATGGTGGAGAGACACATTTAACATCGACGAATACTTGAAATACATCAGTAACAATGATTGTGACTATTTACCAGTAATATTTCATTTGTACAACTCTGCAGAGGAAGAGATGGAGAAAGAGGTGCAGCCTGTGTTAGATGAGGCTGAAGTGAAGAAACAGAAAGTGAAGAGAAAACAGCTAAAAGCTGCCGAGCTTCAGTCTCAAAAAGAACAATTTCACACCGGATTGTGGAATACCAGTGGCGTCAGGTTGCAGGGCCTGGGAGCTTCTCCTTATGACCATAAACTTGGAGATTTAAATGTCCTACAGAGAAGACTGGAAAGGCTGTGGACAGTTCTTCATTTCTCGGAACAGGAAAGGCTGGATATGGCCATTAAGTACAGTTCCAACCAGTATTACTTACTGCTTCCAGACATGCTGAATTCTTGGGAAATAGCTGCCCAGCTTATCCAAGACAGGGAGCTCCTGCTGGTTGAAATTGAAGAGTTTGAACAAACCGCTTCAGATCCTAACCGCTTATTCAGCAAGGAGCAAGGCTCATTTGCCACTAGAATACAAGAGTCAAAAACCAGAAGACGCTTGAGTTTGGAGTTGGACCGGCACAACATGGGGCTGCATATTATCCTGAAACATGTCAAGGATGCCTTCAATGATACAGTGACTTTCAAGGGTCGCCCGTACCTAGATAAAATGGAGTGGGACATAGTGGAGATGCTTTATTGGCTGCAGCAAGAGCGTCGGGCCGTAGTTTTGAAGACCGCAGTCCAAAGCAGGAGCCAGAAAAGACTTTCCCCTCTTCCTTAG